In Trichomycterus rosablanca isolate fTriRos1 chromosome 2, fTriRos1.hap1, whole genome shotgun sequence, the genomic window TTGTGggtttaaaaaggtgcagttttgtgcaatataaagaCTATAGAAAatggaaaaatatataaataagaaatggaagtgaatgtgaaaatcctgtgtatgccattacataaatTAAGTGTCCCGAGCATTAACAGTTCAGTAGTGTTTAATTGTTCATGAGCAtaatggagtttggataaaaagcttctctgtagcctggtcgttcgggtcttcatgtggctgaagcgtcggcctgatggaaggcgCCGAAAACAGGTTATGGCCAGGGTGAGACGGGCATGCAGGAACAGTAGTACACAagttggtagagctttgggttatcaactaaaaggttgagagttcccatcccagctctgccatgcagccactgttgggcccttgagcaaagcccttaaccctctctgctctagGGGTGccatatgatggctgaccccacgctctgaccccagcttccaaacaagctgggatacgcgaagaaagaatttccttgtactgtacatctgtatatgtatatttaataaataaaggcattctttttCAGTGGTATAATGCTTTCTATTAAATTCTGTCGTGTctgtgacatttacattttcagcatttagcagacgcctttatccaaagcgacttacattagttacattatacagtctgagcaactgagggttaagggccttgctcaagggcccaacagcagcaacctagcagtggtggggcttgaaccagcaacctttggattactagttctgtgccttaaccactaggctatggctagTGACAGATGTGCCACTGTCATTGGTTCCAAAAGGTGCAATTGGCAGTCCTTTTCTATGAGTTGGGTAAAAGTTAAAGCTTTTACATGAACAATTTTGGCAGTAATTTTGGTAATTCCACATACTTTATGCTGTTTTGCTATGGTATGTTATAAGGTAACAACTTTTTGCTGTGGGTGGCACAGTTGCGCAACAGGCAGTCCTGGGACCCTGGGTTTAAATGCTTCTCTGGGAACTCTGGCCTTTGTCCAGTTCCCAAAAACTTGCAGTAGGACAATGGCATTAATGGCATTAAATATGCAGTCTGTGGTGGATTAGCACCTAGTGTTATTCAGTGGTGCAGGCCCACTGTGACTCTAACCAATACAAAGTGATTATTTAAGATGAATAATTGAATGATTGAATAcaatcttgtgtgtgtgtatctaaacactgccacatcaccccattgctgcgttctcttcactggcttcctgtagctgcacgcattcagtttaaaacactgatgctcgcttacaaagacaaaaatggaccagccccaagttaccctcgaggtctaataaaaccccgctctgtaccacgcaacctccgtgccactagtcttgctcgacttgatcctgcacctagaactcaaggaagacaagcatcgaggctcttctctgtacttgcacccaagtacTGGAACGAGTTTCCCTTGTCTCTCTTGCTGTATTAAAAacctaagcacttaagctgacatgcacTTACTTATGCTTCCTATTTCttgcatatatacagtgtatcacaaaagtgagtacacccctcacatttctgcagatatttaagtatatcttttcatgggacaacactgacaaaatgacactttgacacaatgaaaagtagtctgtgtgcagcttatataacagtgtaaatttattcttccctcaaaataactcaatatacagccattaatgtctaaaccaccggcaacaaaagtgagtacacccctaagagactacacccctaaatgtccaaattgagcactgcttgtcattttccctccaaaatgtcatgtgatttgttagtgttactaggtctcaggtgtgcatagggagcaggtgtgttcaatttagtagtacagctctcacactctctcatactggtcactgaaagttccaacatggcacctcatggcaaagaactctctgaggatcttaaaagacgaattgttgcgctacatgaagatggccaaggctacaagaagatgccaacaccctgaaactgagctgcagcacagtggccaagatcatccagcgttttaaaagagcagggtccactcagaacagacctcgcgtttgtcgtccaaagaagctgagtgcacgtgctcagcgtcacatccaactgctgtctttgaaagataggcgcaggagtgctgtcagcattgctgcagagattgaaaaggtggggggtcagcctgtcagtgctcagaccatacgccgcacactacatcaaattggtctgcatggctgtcaccccagaaggaagcctcttctgaagtctctacacaagaaagcccacaaacagtttgctgaagacatgtcaacaaaggacatggattactggaaccatgtcctatggtctgatgagaccaagattaatttgtttggttcagatggtctcaagcatgtgtggcggcaatcaggtgaggagtacaaagataagtgtgtcatgcctacagtcaagcatggtggtgggaatgccatggtctggggctgcatgagtgcagcaggtgttggggagttacatttcattgagggacacacgaactccaatatgtactgtgaaatactgaagcagagaatgatcccctGCCTCcgtaaactgggtcgcagggcagtgttccagcatgataatgaccccaaacacgcctctaagacaaccactgctttattgaagaggctgagggtaaaggtgatggactggccaagcatgtctccagacctaaacccaatagaacatctttggggcatcctcaagcggaaggtggaggagcgcaaagtctcgaatatccgccagctccgtgatgtcgtcatggaggagtggaaaagcattccagtggcaacctgtgaagctctggtaaactccatgcccaggagagttaaggcagttctaagaaataatggtggccacacaaaatattgacacttcaggaactttcactaaggggtgtactcacttttgttgccggtggtttagacattaatggctgtatattgagttattttgagggaagaataaatttacactgttatataagctgcacacagactacttttcattgtgtcaaagtgtcattttgtcagtgttgtcccatgaaaagatatacttaaatatctgcagaaatgtgaggggtgtactcacttttgtgatacactgtatatatatttaaaaaaaacagattttttttgcagatttgtgttcttggactgttgtctttttaaactagagtaaggtaatgttcactatggaaacacttttgtaagtcgctctggataagagcgtgtGCTAAATggcagaaatgtaaatgtataagcattatttacattaaaggtTTAGCTGGACtatgccattaaatgacactagCCTAACTAACGTTAAATAAATGACATATAGTCTTTTTATTACATGTTGGAATGGGCATGGTGCCCCAGCTTGCACTGGCATCACTCCATAACAATATCTCTTTCTTAACTTTTTTCACAATCAGATTCTGAATGACCTATAGATAAGCCAAGAAAGACCTTGCCTGTCTGGTACCTGTCTTATAATCGGATCCTCCCTTTGAAGATCGGATACGTCTGAACTCTGTTCTACACAGAAAATGTCCATAACGGACCACAGCCCCACCACTGGTGTGGTGACAATTATAGTGACTCTGATTGCAATTGCTGCTTTGGGAGCGCTCATCTTCGGCTGCTGGTGCTACCTGCGGCTTCAGCGCCTCGCTCAGTCTGAGGATGAAGAGAGCATTGTCGGCGAAGGTGAAACCAAAGAGCCCTTCCTTTTGGTTCAGTATTCGGCCCACGCCCCTCGGGTCGATCATAAGAGCAAGCTCGCCCCTACTCACACAGAGAGCCACAGCTAACTCCTTTCTTCAGAAACATTCACGGAAGGATCACATTTCTTGGCTGATTTGTTATGTGACACACACAGCACTTATGTTAATGTTCTTttaatgaaaagaaaataaaacatcaaagaGCCATTTAAATGCATGCATATACCTAGCTACTCGAGCCTCCAATTTCTGTTTCTGTAGAACCCTGTCAAAATGTGAAATGTATGTTTTGTGTGTTAGCTGGTTGttacttatgcctagttcacactacatgattcttgccctgattttcgctcgccgactggttggcgctagatttgccgcttaggagcaactcggtgttcgctcggcgatctaaACTCGGCTCTTAATCGCCATGTGTGagctactcaacaactcgatccgagcggctcgccgagcgctctctgaggagagatatctatcatgttgaatatctggatcagtcggttgcgactggcaatgagtgcggtgagggagataatatagtttatatcagaatacatcggcacacacacaagctttacaatatttgtgaagttatcgtccatgccaaaccataatatcaacactgcattacaaaaaatatttagtaaCTTCCAACTCGGTATAGAtcaaaacaatccctgctggtcgtgttgccaaatccagtcgaattcatttatttttctctttaattTTACAcggcacatcagtgcacaaacaactttgatcgctcgctacttgttgacgtgcatttttggacgtggtatcattaaactcctctttacttctcgcgtttgttttcgtgacaaaacgtagtttgggagaccagagaagctcacctgtgattccacttggtgatagatcgtgtagtgtgtgaccccctatcgccgatcagtcttgtagtgtgaaagccacacagatttgaaagactcccgattgcaagagatccagttgtgtagtgtgaactgtacagcgacctgacgacttggaaagtcgtgtaatgtgaacttggcattagttgctgtttttttttttaccttgctCTGTAGAGGGCACAAATGcttttatgttgtatttttaGAAGAGCTCTAGGTTAACGAAAACTAAGAGAGTAAAGAGTCAATTTAGGGTTGTTTATTAACAGTATGGGGTTTATTCACTAGAGCATATAACATTCTATAGAATGTTAATTTAGAATACAAGAAGTGTGCACATCGGGCACAGAATATAGCTTTATCTGGCAACATGCTGGTAAAGTATTGGGATTGCATGTCTTACTTTAAAGTTGATTCTGCTCCAAATTCTTTCGTTAGATTCTAATGTAAAAGCTTTATGTTACTGTTAACGGCCACAGAAAACCAATTATTCCAATGTATGTTTACTTGCTTTAGTTAGTGCTCTTAAACAGAGCATACTTGGTGATTAAAGCTGTTTTGTTAAGACAAAGTTATATAAAGTCTGTGAAAGTATGCGAATTAATTATGAAATGTGGGTATTTTACCTACTTATGTAGGTACTTTTTTCATAGATCATTTTCTTCATAGGTTTGAGTTAAACTATTTGTAATCCCTTTTTAGCAAAGAAATTAGATTTGTAGGTATTTTAATCTACAGTCTATCTGACTGACAGTATTAATTGCTAAGAAGCCATCATGAGTGAAAACCAGTGACTGGATCTCAGTGTAGGAGTTATACTGAAAAATCCAAGAGGTTTTTCATTACAGTGGCTGAGCACATTTCTGTATGTAGAAGAGGAGCTTACATAAACAATGTGTAAAGTTTTATAGgtctgtacatgtgtaatgctaataataaatgaaaacacacagtTGTGAAAAAAGGttgtaaaatacagtacagtggtaccttgtaactcaacgtcccctaaactcaaaatctttaaaacccaacaccctttgtcgagaaatttgtacccttaaactcgacgtgtgtgcgactgctgctttgctcgGCGCtaggcttgagcggtgcggtaaaacgtcatgcgaacatgagacgaatctgcgtaTCTCTGTTCagatgtttcacttttaaacttgtgttacagctcgaggttctgagaaattgtatgaATCAGTTTTTCAGAaaaagtctaaaatgcttatcattaaaaaaaagttatgtaacttgatgtattaaaagaacgacacaggaacactaaacctctcttatttgttctctccactaattaagaagcataagaaaacaataaagaagtaaaggtaaagtgcaggtttgtatttttgattgatttgaactgtttttcaattatatttcagttttcagtttatattttttaattttatatttgtgttattttcagtgtataagtgtgaaaAACCCCATTATttcacattagcctaaaatatatgcagctccacgggaccatggaacacattaacaggtttcccataaatCCTTAAGGGAAAAAATAACTTAAAACtaaacatcttttaaactcaacgccactcccaaaaTTAATTGACattaagttacaaggtaccactgtatattcatatttttgCATGAACAGCTTCTGATTATATTCCTCTGTGTATGAGTCTTAGATACAGTGTATTATTGATGCTGATGATAAAGTTTACCACCACCCCATCTCACTGCTCATGACACAACATTCAAGAGCTGTTACATTTATATAATGGACAAAAGGCTGTAACAATCAAAACCATTAAAGGAAACATAGACAACCTCATTTATGAATTAGTGTTAAGCAGTAATACAGATCTTATCCGTACAAAGACGTTAGAAGAGAATTGTAACTTGTTTGGTAAATGTCACAAACCCAAATTACCAAAAAAccaccaatacaaaaaaaagtcattaaatacatttagagtggtaccttgtaacttaacacaactcaaaatctttgaaacttgttgagaaatttgtacccttgaactcaacgtttcccttaaactcagcgtgttcagtttctttaaaaaaaattatttatttaatttcagattAACAATAACCtagttgctttgttcagcgcttggcttgagctgtgcagtaaaacatcaccaaagtgcgaatatgagacgaatctacatctgtgtggaataacagtcaaatccactcttAAAGCgcccacatgtatctgtgtttagctggatttttctcctgtttcacttttaaacttgcattacagctcggggttctgagaaattgtaagaatcagctttttttttgagagtctaaaacgcttatcgttataAAGCTaatgtgccgcttctcatgtgaatgcgccttttaCTGAAGGTattacggtattccaagatcaagcatctccatgattaagaagcataaggaaacaataaagaagtaaaggtaaagagcaggttttattgtattttaattgtttttcagtgtttatataatatatttgtgttattattagtgtataagtatcaaaaacaaccccattattttacattagcctaaaatacgtatatgcagttccacaggctCACAGAacccattaacaggtttcccatacacccttatgggaaaaataccttaatgccttttaaactcaatgccactcctcAGAACcagttgatgttgagtttcaaggtaccactgtatttaagaACTGTTTAACTAAACCGAGATTAACtgtctaaatataaacaaacaatacaaacaGCATCATGTAGCCTTTAAGTATTCAACAGTTAATAGTCTTTAAGTAGTTAactgaaatatatttaaaagtatTCCAAGGCTGGCTTGTAAACATTGTCTATATGTAGGTGAACTACATTGGTATTATGAGTTACTCTAACTTTAAGATTTTATCTTCAAAGTAGGTCTTATATTATGGTAGATTAAAGCTATTCTTCACTTGATCTGAGCCCTTGAACACAATCACTTATCCTTTAAGAAACCATTATCTGAGAGGTTCACTTTCATTTACCCTCAGTCCCCTTGACTGTTTACAGCATGCATTAATCGAAGGGCAGTGTGAACACTAGAATGGAATTTGTTAAATAGGCTGTCTTTTTAAAACCATAACGATATTGCCAGTGGCTCACAGACGTATTTCACAACTAAgcattatagtgtgtgtgtgtgatcatttatttatacgTGACAACTAttcaaatgatttatttttatatgaaaTCCAGGCACTGTATATTTTCACAAttgtgtttaattattaaatgtaagcATGAGACTCAAATTGCCACAAATCACACTTTTTGTCATTGTTGGATAACAGCAGCGTATAACAGTTCATGCTGTAGCTCTAAATCTGTAGAATCAGTTATGGTTGAGGAGGTCAGGCTTAAAATGTTGCTTCATGCTTCCCTGATTGCTAATTATGATCTGTACCAAAAATAAAATCTCTTTTGTGTAAACTGTTGGTTTGGTCTACTCCTGTGTACtgtgcatatacaccgatcagccataacattaaaaccacctccttgtttctacactcactgtccattttattagctccacttaccatataaaagcactttgtagttctacaattactgactgtagtccatctgtttctctacaaacttttttaacctgctttcaccctgttcttcaatggtcaggacccccacagagtaagtattatttgggtggtggatgattctcagcactgcagtgacactgacatggtggtggtgtgttagtgtgcgttgtgctggtatgagtggattggacacagaagttttttttaataccgtgtccactcactgtccactctatgttagacactactacctagttggtccacctagtaGATGTAGTCAGGGACGATCactaatctattgctgctgttcgagttggtcatcttctagaccttcatcagtggttacaggatgctgcccatggggctggatatttttggttggtggactattctcagtgtttaaaaactccagcagcgctgctgtgtcttatccactcataccagcacaacatacactaacacaccaccaccatgtggtcctgggagagtcctgaccattgaagaacagcatgaaatgggccgctccggtggtgcagcagtaaagtacgctagcacaccagagttgccttccgactaggctgggcggctgttggctgttgttcagggttagatggtaagaaagtcggatcataggtcctcataactggtgcgactgcagcccctgctggctgactgatggcgcctgcacatggctgaggaataatgctgatgggggtgtggccctccgtacacagtgcccgtcaagtgtatgaacttgaatctgtactgactgtgcgtaccggagggggcgcaagtcagttgagaggcgtcctcagtcagcggtaaaGGGTATAAAggagtatagaggatgcaatcagggtaataggacacgactagactgagctgataaaatggacagtgagtgtagaaacaaggaggtgattttaatgttatggctgatcagtgtatttttaaatgaaataaagttaaccaaacaaaacattaaatatgttGAGTTCATAGTGattgaaataaaataagtaaatgtaaaaaaacactgcatttttaaaaattattattattttattttttatttatttatatatttttccatactgttttactttttctgacCTGGGGTTGTACGTATGGTTTAGCAAATATGAGCAGCTAAAAAAAAGCTGTAATTAAAACAGACATCAGCATTAAGATTAGACAGAACCAACACCAAGTATTTTAATCTGAAAATGAACATCTGGCACATTTAAACACTGTTAATTTGAGCAAATAAGCATGGACTGGAAATGGCGAGATAACACTCAGACATGCAATTAATTACATGTAATTGCATGAAAAACATTCAAGTCATTTACATCTATAGCAGGATGACAATCATTAGGAGAGTCAAGAAAGCAGTTTGacatgaccttaaaataattacagtttAACATGTAGGTAAAATATGCTTTATTCAACAAGTAAACATATACCCACAAGTTACATTAACCCACTTTAACAATCCCACAGGCGAGCATTTATACCAGtggttaaaaaataaagaaagagtaGAAAGAAAGTTCAGTTCCATGGTTCTTTTAACTGCCATCCATAATTCTGTCACAGACCTTTCAATAATACAAATCATATTATTGGCACTTTTCTCTTTAAACACTCAAGTTAAATAGAAATCTGCAAAGACGTATTTGGGAATAAAACAGATTCTCATGCATTActtattttttctattatagAAATATTTCCCTGGTATACAAAATCACTGGCATTGTGTCCTGTAGGTCCGGGACAGTGGTAAAATAAAACGGTGGGAAGAAAACAACTAAACAATCGTTGGTATTTTATTTTGTGCAATTTCCTGACCACATATTATCAGCCTCAATCCAGCTTTTAGataatgacatttaaaataaacacacagtcaAGAAGTAAAACAAATTTAGATGATCCAAAATGTAGGAGGTGGAAATAATGCCTCTAATGTTGAAATGGGAAAACAACCCATACTTAATCTTACAGAGCCTCTGTTACGTCATAGATTTCTCTCCTATAATCTTTATACgcgtttattttattgtattttggtCTGACAACAAGCTAGACTGTTAACATTCTGATTGTTGAGCATCATTTCAAGAACTGGGACATAACATGCAATGGTGATTCATTCTCTGTGATAAAAGCAACAAAGCTGTGATGAAGCAGAACACACTGCTAGCTTCGTGCTTTGCGGTAAATCAACCAGAGAAAGCAAGAGGGGCCGTTTCCCTCTTTTACAGCAGGCAGCCTCAAACGAGCTTGTCTGCTTTAATACTCTATTCCCAACATATTATAGTTTCCATACACCTTAGACAGATTgctgaattaattaaaattacttTAACTCTTTAAGCAGAAAATTATATTTGCCAAAGTCATCATCGTTTGGTGCTATCAAGTGATCATTTCGGGCTTTGTCAAGTTTCCTCAAAAGAAATTCTTTGCGCTCCATCCACTCTGCTAGCTCTTCCTCACCGTGCGCCAGCTTACACTGCTCCCCCTCGGTGCACGTGCCCTTTAGGAACCTGTAGCCAGCAACACACGTCCATCAACAACAGATCACCATTGATACTAAAGGTAACTAAAACTACTGAAGACTGAACTTACCTCTCACAGACATTGAAATTTCCTGTGGGGAAGCGATACTGCCAGCAGTTCTGCTCGTCTTCAGAGTTGAACATGCGGTCCTTATGCTTTTCTGATGTGATATGCTGCTGCCACTGTTTCTCACTATTGCAGTTCTTTCCACAGAGCCAACAGTGATTACCAgtctaataaaaaaacagaaaatcatCACTTGCTATAAACAGCCTGCAGCaggaattataataaaaaaatagtataataataaaaaaatagtatGTATTTTTATCATGGCTATTCCAGCCTGGTCAAAATAACTGCAAAATTGACTTAGACGTACATAGTATGTTAACTGTTCTTTCTGTTTTTACACACATGCTGTTTGGCTTCAATGGGAAAATAGATTGTGTAATTTTCTCCCAACTTAGTGTAgtaaatttgtcttctgctgctgggggatccctgatggtgggtatattgctgctcacgcctcctccgacctgagtgcagcccttagcagaacccttttcacccatgcattctacaCAGGCACCcctttatctgctaatcagggtccttacacagtgttttaaGTCCCCACCCACGTAGTCCATTCaaccctccctgcaggcactgccaattatgcctgctagatggcgctcagtcgaccggtggcaacgccgagttttgaaccgaggggTTCAGAATCcgggcgctggtgtgctagcggaataccctgctgtgccacctgggtgcctaaaAGTACACATTTTGAAGTAGCTCAGCCATCTTCTATGAGTTTTGGGTAGGTGCTAGGAAACCAAGGGTCTAGAAAATAACCCAACCAATGCTAAGATCTcaagttcgaaactcagctctgctattagccagccaggcacctacacagacatgactggcaatGTCTGAAGGAGGGAGGGCTGAAgagattcctcattgctgctgcaattgcacCCTCTGCTGACTGTTTGatgatgcctgcacagagacaggggataatggagatcagtgtgtgactctccatacacagtactGATagattttaagggagtttttccttgccactgtcgccctcggcttgctcaaaaggggtttttggtctgttggtcccgtattctgtaaagttgctttgagacaatctccattgtaaaaagcg contains:
- the snn gene encoding stannin; this translates as MSITDHSPTTGVVTIIVTLIAIAALGALIFGCWCYLRLQRLAQSEDEESIVGEGETKEPFLLVQYSAHAPRVDHKSKLAPTHTESHS